Proteins encoded in a region of the Cytobacillus pseudoceanisediminis genome:
- the rsgA gene encoding ribosome small subunit-dependent GTPase A: MTINKFGFNNFFKEAFSVYEDKDYQIGRVALEHKRMYRVWTDNSEMLCEVSGKFSFSASSREDYPAVGDWVVIKERAGEQRGTIHAVLPRKSKFSRKTAGMNTEEQIVAANVDTIFLVNSLNEDLNLRRLERYLLLSWESGANPVIVLTKADLCENLEDQLADVDSVAMGVPVISISVIEEKGIDQLKPFLEPGKTIALLGSSGVGKSTLTNYLLGEDKQKVQDIRISDDKGKHTTTHRELILLPDGAILIDTPGMRELQLWESENGLSESFTDIEQAAENCRFRDCTHENEPGCAVHRLIEDGDISGERLNSYKKLLKELAYLDRKQDKRAQSEERKRWKK, translated from the coding sequence TTGACAATCAATAAATTTGGATTTAATAACTTTTTTAAAGAGGCTTTTTCAGTGTATGAAGATAAAGATTATCAAATTGGCCGTGTTGCACTAGAGCATAAAAGAATGTATCGCGTTTGGACAGATAACTCTGAAATGCTTTGCGAAGTATCAGGGAAGTTTTCTTTCAGTGCATCTTCAAGGGAAGATTATCCTGCTGTCGGTGACTGGGTTGTCATCAAAGAAAGGGCAGGAGAACAGCGAGGGACGATTCATGCTGTCCTTCCAAGAAAAAGCAAATTTTCACGGAAAACTGCAGGGATGAATACTGAAGAGCAAATTGTAGCAGCCAATGTAGACACTATTTTCCTTGTTAATTCTCTTAACGAGGATCTTAATTTAAGGAGATTGGAACGTTATTTGCTTTTATCATGGGAAAGCGGGGCAAATCCTGTTATAGTTCTTACCAAGGCTGATCTTTGTGAAAATCTGGAGGATCAGCTTGCTGATGTGGATAGTGTCGCCATGGGTGTTCCTGTTATCTCAATCAGCGTCATTGAAGAGAAGGGAATAGACCAGCTTAAGCCTTTTTTAGAGCCAGGAAAAACAATCGCCTTACTCGGCTCTTCAGGCGTAGGGAAATCCACTCTTACAAATTACCTTCTTGGCGAGGATAAGCAAAAAGTCCAGGATATTAGGATTAGTGATGATAAAGGAAAGCATACAACTACCCATCGGGAGCTCATCCTGCTGCCTGACGGTGCCATATTAATTGATACTCCAGGAATGAGAGAGCTTCAGCTGTGGGAAAGTGAAAATGGGCTTTCTGAAAGCTTCACAGATATTGAGCAAGCCGCTGAAAACTGCAGGTTCAGGGACTGTACACATGAAAATGAGCCAGGCTGTGCTGTGCATAGGTTGATAGAGGATGGAGACATATCAGGGGAACGTCTTAACAGCTATAAAAAGCTTCTCAAGGAACTCGCTTATC